The sequence GATCGAAGCCTTCAACAAGGACACCAACCCGCAGAAGGTCGACCTCGGCGTGGGTGTCTATCGCGATGCCAACGGCAATACGCCGGTCATGCGTGCGGTCAAGCAGGCCGAGAGCCGTCTGGTCGAGAATGAAGTCACCAAGACCTATATCGGCTCTCACGGTGACCCGCGCTTCGGCACGGTCGTGCTGCCGATGGTGCTGGGTGCCGAGTCGCCGGTGCTGGCCGCCAATCGCGCCAGCGCCACCCAGGCGCCCGGGGGTACCGGTGCCCTGCGTCTGGCCGCGGACTTCATCGCCAGCAACCTCAAGGGCCGTGATATCTGGCTGTCCACCCCGACCTGGCCGAACCACCTGGGCATCTTCGACGCCGCTGGCGTCACGCGCCACAGCTACCCCTACGTCGACGAGAACAACCGCCTCGACTTCGATGGCATGCTGGCGACGCTCAAGACCATCCCGGAAGGTGACGTGGTACTGCTGCACGCCTGCTGCCACAACCCGACCGGTTTCGATCTGAGCCGCGAGCAGTGGGACCAGGTGCTGGAAGTCGTCCAGGCACGCCAGCTGCTGCCGCTGATCGACTTCGCCTACCAGGGCTTCGGTGACGGCCTGGAAGAAGACGCCTACGGCGTGCGCCTGCTGGCCGAAAATGTCGATGAAGCCATCATCACCAGCTCCTGCTCCAAGAACTTCGGCATCTATTGCGAGCGCACCGGCTGCCTGATCCTGATCGCCAAGGACGAGGAGAGCATGCTCGACGTGCGCTCCCAGGCCGCGATCACCGCGCGCGAGAACTACTCCAACCCGCCGGCCCATGGCGGCGCGGTAGTCATCGACATCCTCGAGGACGACACCCTGCGCGGCGAGTGGCAAAGCGAGCTGACCGAGATGCGTGAGCGCATCAACGGCCTGCGTCGTGACTTCGTCGAGGCGCTCAAGCCGTATGGTCTGGATGAGCAGTTCGCCTTCATCGCCGAGCAGCGTGGCATGTTCTCCTACACCGGCCTTTCGCCGGAACAGGTCGATCGCCTGCGTGACGAGTTCGGCATCTACATGGTGCGCTCCGGGCGTGCCAACGTGGCCGGCTTCTCCACCGAGAACCTGCCCTACGTGGCCAAGGCCATCGCGACCGTCGTCAAGGGCTGAGCCCGAACGAGCGCTGTCGTGAAAGACAAGAAAACCCCGCCAATCGGCGGGGTTTTTTAATGGTCTGTTGACCGGCCCGGTGTTTGGCCTGACCTCTACTCTGAGGCAAGGCTTCCGCCAGGCGCCTGCGCCATCAGCCGATCAGCCTTCCTCGTCCGCCAGCGGCAAGCGGGCAAGACTCGCCGCCACCTCCTCTTCGAGCAGGCTGATCAGCAAGGCCTGTACCGCGTGCAGCGACTCCCCTTCCTCGGCCGTCGGCAACTGCCACTTGAGCTCCAGATAGCGCTCGCTGCGCATCGAGAGCGGCAGGCCGATCAGGTCGCCTCTGGCGTCCTCGAGCGCCTGCTGCGCCGACAGCGCATCAATGATGGTGGCGGCACTGCCAGCGCGTGCCAGACGCCCGGCGCTGGCCGGCGTAGCGACTTCCAGCAGACTCGCCGGCGTCACGCGCTCACGCTTGAGCAGCCCCCGGATCAAGCGCCCCTGACTGCTGGTTTCCGGCAGATCGACGAAGGGGCGTTCATTGAGGCGAGCAAGGGTCAGCGGCTTGTCCAGCAGCGGCCAGCGTGAGGGCCACAGCAACATCAAGGGCAGCTTCAGCGCGGGCGGTGCCTCGGCTTGCGCCTCTTCACCGCCCTCTTCGCTTGCAACGCTCCGGGGAGCGGTCCTTTCGGCATTGTGCGCATCATCCTCGACGTCAAACGCAAGCTCCGGCGTATCCCCCAACTCGGGCATGGCAGCCTTGGCGGCGGGCTTTGCCTCGTCATCATTGCCCTCGATGAGAGTCGTCTCCTCGCGCGCACGCTGACGCAGGCTGGCCTTGAGCTCGCGGGCGCGTGCCGCCGCGGTCTTGGCACGCTTGCCGCCCTGGGGCTCCGGCGGTGCTTCCAGGCTCACCGCCATCGCGACCCGGCCCTCGCGGATGGCGAGATCATGCTGGGACACCTCGAGCACTTCCAGGCTGGGTAGCCACTCACTCAAGGCTTCACTGGCCGCGATGCGTGTCAGCCAACCGGCACTGAAGGCCTCCAGACCGGGCGTGACCGCCAGCACGAGACGCGGACGCTTGCCGCTGCCCGGCCCGAAGGCCAGTCGCCTGAGCTCGGATTGAGCGCTGAACATCCGGGCGAGTGATGGCGTCAGGCGCTCGGCTTCCGGGGTCGGCACCAGCTTGCCACCCTCGCGCAGAAACAACGAATAACCCAGCGTCTGCTCGAGCTGTGCCAGGCCCCGCGAGACCACCGGCACGCTGATCCCCAGTTGCGCGGCACCGCCTTTCATCGAGCCACACTCGATCACCGCCCACAGCATTTCCAGCTGACGCAGTCGTATGCCGGGTTCACGGGTGCCTGTGTCTGACTGCGCCATGGTGTTGCTCCTTGAAGGGTTCGTCCGCGATGCTCCGAGAGTCAGCGCTGATCGCTGGCTCATTTAGCCTTACGCTAATCATGCTGGCGCCAAATGTCACGCTCAAGCTGTCTACAGCACGCTCAAGCTGTCTACAGGGCGTCACGGCCCCTGAAACGACACTCCCCCCGCTGATGAATCAGCGAGGGGAGCGAGAGACAAGGCATCGATTCACGCCAGTCGGTCGTTCAGACCAACCACTGGTTCAGACCGGCAATCGACGAGCGATCAGGAGAGTGCCAGTACACCTTCTGCTTCAAACAGCACGCCCTTGGGCAGCTCCTTGACGCCGACGGCCGCACGCGCCGGATACGGCTGGCTGAAGTACTGCTCCATCAGCGTGTTGACCACGACGAAGTTGCTGAGATCGGTCAGGAACAGATTGACCTTGACCAGTTGATCCAGGCTGCCACCGGAAGCTTCACACACCGCCTTGAGATTGCGGAACACCTGGTCTGCCTGGGCTTCAAAACCACCTTCCACCACTTCCATGGTCGCCGGGTCCAACGGGATCTGGCCAGACAGGAACACCAGATTACCCGTGCGCACCGCCTGGGAATACGGGCCGATGGCAGCAGGAGCGGACTCGGTGGCAATGATCTGCTTGGTCATGCGGGTTTCCTTTGCTTGGTGACGTGAAAACACTCAGTGAAAACGGTTCATGACGAGACATGGCCTGTCAGCGTGATGACAGGCCATCGAACGACGTTATTCGGAATCAGGCAGCGTAGCGACCAAGACTGAGGCCGTTGGGATCGATGGTGGGCTTGCGGCCATCCACCAGGTCCGCCAACAGACTCGCACTGCCGCAGCTCATGGTCCAGCCCAGGGTGCCGTGTCCGGTGTTCAACCACAGATTGTCGTACTTGGTGCCCCCGATGATCGGCGTGGAATCCGGCGTCATCGGACGCAGGCCGGCCCAGAATTCCGCTCGCGCATAGTCACCGGCTTCCGGGAAGACATCACGCACCACCATGTTGATGGTCGCACGGCGCTTCTCGAGCAGCGACAGATCGAACGAGGCCAGCTCGGCGGTGCCACCCACACGAATACGGTCATCGAAGCGTGTCAGCGCGACCTTGAAGGTCTCGTCCATCACGGTGGACTGTGGCGCAGCATCGGCATTGATGATCGGCACGGTCAGGCTGTAGCCCTTGACCGGATAGATAGGCAGATCCAGATCCAGATCACGCGCCAGGAACGGCGAGTAGCTGCCCAGGCACATCACGTAGCTATCTGCGGTCATCTCGCCACGGTCGGTGATGACCTTTTCGATGCGGCTGCCGCTGCGCTGGATGCGCTGAATGGTGGTATTGAAGACGAAATTGACGCCCAGGGTGTCGCGGCAGTAATCCGCCAGCCGGTTGGTGAACAGGTGACAATCGCCGGTCTGGTCATCCGGCAGGTGCAGGCCGGCGATGAACTTGCCCGGCACGCGAGTCAGTGCAGGCTCCACCGTGGCGCAGGCGTCGGCGTCCAGCAGCTGATGGCGCACGCCACAGCCCGCCAGCACCTTCATGTCGCTTTGTACGGCATCGACCTGGGCCTGGGTACGAAACAGCTGCAACAGCCCCTTCTGGCGGTCTTCGTAGCGCAGCCCGGTCTCTTCGCGCAGGGCGTTGATGCAGGCGCGGCTGTACTCGGCGACCCGCACCATGCGCTCCTTGTTGACGGCATAACGGTCGGCGTTGCAGTTGGCAAACATCTTGACCATGAACTTGGCCATCTGCGGGTCCATGCGCGGCTGGATCTTGAGCGGCGCATGCTCCTGGAACATCCACTTGACGGCTTTCTGCGGAATGCCCGGCGCCGCCCACGGCGAGGAGAAGCCGAAGGAGACCTGACCGGCGTTGCCGTAGCTAGTTTCCATCGCCGGACTGGCCTGACGGTCGACGACCGTGACCTCATGCCCCTGACGCGCCAGATAATAGGCACTGGTGACGCCGACGACGCCGCTACCGAGTACAAGAATCTTCATGTTGGCCTACCCCATGACTGCAAGCCGCGCCCCACGGCAAATGACAGGCGTATCCGCGCACTCGGCAGCGAATAAAGACGATGAAGGCCAACACCGGTCGACAAGACGACTCGCAGTGGCTTGGCCTGAATGCATCCAGTATAGAGGCGCAAACCACGGTTAATATTCTGTTATGAACCCCTACATCAGAAAATAAGCAGGTAAATTTTGTGCCATGGCAGTGATAAAAAACAAAAAAGCGGCCATTTTTGGAATGGCCGCTTTCGGTCTGCTCAACGGGACTGCTGACGGGGCTTCTGACAAGATCTACTGGCAGGGTCTCCAGCAGGGCCTTCTGGCGAGAATCTCATGAAAAGCGCCTGACATCTCAAGGGCGCTCGTACATGACGGCACGGGGGCCCGGGCGATCAGGTCATCGCGACATAGGCATGGCGACGCACTGTCTTGCCGCGCTCGCCCAGTGCCTGACGATAGACACGCCATGCCACCACACCCGCCAGCAGGTTGCCGATCGCCGAGCCGATCGCGACCCCGCGTAGCCCATCCAGATGTGCCCCTAGCCATACCGCCGGCAAGAAGCAGACGAAGAGCCGCACGAAGGACAGCGCCGTGGCACGCAGCGGCCACCCCAGCGCGTTGGCAGCCGACACGACCAGCATGCAGATGCCGAGGAAGGAGTAGCTGGGCAACATCCACGGCAGCAGGACCGCCAACGCCGCCGAGACCTCATCACTGCCCACCAGCACATAGGCCAGCGGAGTCGCCAGCACTGCCGCGATGATGCCCAGCACCAGCTGCCAGAGCATCACCACGCGAGCGGCCAGGTTCATCAGGCGGCGAATTTCCTGCCAACGGCCGGCACCATAACAACGCCCGAGCCACGGCGGCAGCGACATGGTCAGGGCCAGCACCACGATCAGCGAGAAGGTTTCCAGGCGTGAGGCGATCCCCCAGGCGGCCACCTCCGTCTGACCAAGCCCCGCGACGATGGCGGTGACCAGCATCGCGGAGAGCGCCGGCATCATCTGGCACAGAATCGCGGGTATCGCGATTCCCGCCAGCTGACGGCGCGAGGCCTGCCATTCGGCCCACAGGCCGCGATATTCCATCCAGTCGCGGCGCGAGAGCTTGAACGCCGTGATGGCAAGCCCGGCCCCGAAGGAGAGTACGGTCGCCCAGGCAGCCCCCGCCAGACCGAAGCCGGGCAGCGGCCCCGCGCCGAAGATCAGCAGCGGGTCCAGCACCAGATTGAAGACACTGGTCAGCAGCATCATCTCACCCGGCAGACGCGTATCGCCGTGGGCGCGGAACAGACTGTAGAGCACATAGGCCATGGCCCCCAGCCAGCTGGCGATCAGTGATGGGCCCCAGTAGACCTCGATCAGCTTCATCTCGGCGGCATTGGCACCCAGCAACTCGAAGGCCGGGCCCCTGATGACCCACAAGAGCAGCATCAGCAGTGCCATCAACACACCGGACCCCAGCAGCACCACACCGCCCAGGCGCCGTGCACGCGCCTCATCCTCGGCACCCAGGGTTCGCGAGACGATCGCGGCGATCGCGATGCCCATGCCGACCTGCACCCCGATGATCAGAAAGGTCAGCGGGAAGGTGAAGGATTGCGCGGCCAGTGGTGCGGTGCCCAGATGCGAGACGAAGGCGGCATCGACCAGGTTGAAGCCCAGCAGTCCCATGATACCGAGTGTCATCGGCAAGGTGCTGCGCCACAGGCGTGACATCAGCTCGCGCGTCGTCGGAGTTTCCGACGTTGGCGGGGTCGGTGCAGAGGCGTCGTTGGACATAGAAGAAGACATGAACTCACTCCCAGCATGTCGAGCATGACTGGTTGGATGAAAGTAAAGGCGTCGGAGCACTTGCGTGACGCTGGAAGGATGATTCTAGGGATTTCACCGGACCCCAGATAGGCTCAGTGGGACATGTCTTTGATGCATTGTCG comes from bacterium Scap17 and encodes:
- a CDS encoding D-amino acid dehydrogenase, with the protein product MKILVLGSGVVGVTSAYYLARQGHEVTVVDRQASPAMETSYGNAGQVSFGFSSPWAAPGIPQKAVKWMFQEHAPLKIQPRMDPQMAKFMVKMFANCNADRYAVNKERMVRVAEYSRACINALREETGLRYEDRQKGLLQLFRTQAQVDAVQSDMKVLAGCGVRHQLLDADACATVEPALTRVPGKFIAGLHLPDDQTGDCHLFTNRLADYCRDTLGVNFVFNTTIQRIQRSGSRIEKVITDRGEMTADSYVMCLGSYSPFLARDLDLDLPIYPVKGYSLTVPIINADAAPQSTVMDETFKVALTRFDDRIRVGGTAELASFDLSLLEKRRATINMVVRDVFPEAGDYARAEFWAGLRPMTPDSTPIIGGTKYDNLWLNTGHGTLGWTMSCGSASLLADLVDGRKPTIDPNGLSLGRYAA
- a CDS encoding RidA family protein, translated to MTKQIIATESAPAAIGPYSQAVRTGNLVFLSGQIPLDPATMEVVEGGFEAQADQVFRNLKAVCEASGGSLDQLVKVNLFLTDLSNFVVVNTLMEQYFSQPYPARAAVGVKELPKGVLFEAEGVLALS
- a CDS encoding aspartate/tyrosine/aromatic aminotransferase; amino-acid sequence: MFEQIARVPGDAILGLIEAFNKDTNPQKVDLGVGVYRDANGNTPVMRAVKQAESRLVENEVTKTYIGSHGDPRFGTVVLPMVLGAESPVLAANRASATQAPGGTGALRLAADFIASNLKGRDIWLSTPTWPNHLGIFDAAGVTRHSYPYVDENNRLDFDGMLATLKTIPEGDVVLLHACCHNPTGFDLSREQWDQVLEVVQARQLLPLIDFAYQGFGDGLEEDAYGVRLLAENVDEAIITSSCSKNFGIYCERTGCLILIAKDEESMLDVRSQAAITARENYSNPPAHGGAVVIDILEDDTLRGEWQSELTEMRERINGLRRDFVEALKPYGLDEQFAFIAEQRGMFSYTGLSPEQVDRLRDEFGIYMVRSGRANVAGFSTENLPYVAKAIATVVKG
- a CDS encoding LysR family transcriptional regulator, encoding MSQRSALTLGASRTNPSRSNTMAQSDTGTREPGIRLRQLEMLWAVIECGSMKGGAAQLGISVPVVSRGLAQLEQTLGYSLFLREGGKLVPTPEAERLTPSLARMFSAQSELRRLAFGPGSGKRPRLVLAVTPGLEAFSAGWLTRIAASEALSEWLPSLEVLEVSQHDLAIREGRVAMAVSLEAPPEPQGGKRAKTAAARARELKASLRQRAREETTLIEGNDDEAKPAAKAAMPELGDTPELAFDVEDDAHNAERTAPRSVASEEGGEEAQAEAPPALKLPLMLLWPSRWPLLDKPLTLARLNERPFVDLPETSSQGRLIRGLLKRERVTPASLLEVATPASAGRLARAGSAATIIDALSAQQALEDARGDLIGLPLSMRSERYLELKWQLPTAEEGESLHAVQALLISLLEEEVAASLARLPLADEEG
- a CDS encoding MATE family efflux transporter, whose translation is MSRLWRSTLPMTLGIMGLLGFNLVDAAFVSHLGTAPLAAQSFTFPLTFLIIGVQVGMGIAIAAIVSRTLGAEDEARARRLGGVVLLGSGVLMALLMLLLWVIRGPAFELLGANAAEMKLIEVYWGPSLIASWLGAMAYVLYSLFRAHGDTRLPGEMMLLTSVFNLVLDPLLIFGAGPLPGFGLAGAAWATVLSFGAGLAITAFKLSRRDWMEYRGLWAEWQASRRQLAGIAIPAILCQMMPALSAMLVTAIVAGLGQTEVAAWGIASRLETFSLIVVLALTMSLPPWLGRCYGAGRWQEIRRLMNLAARVVMLWQLVLGIIAAVLATPLAYVLVGSDEVSAALAVLLPWMLPSYSFLGICMLVVSAANALGWPLRATALSFVRLFVCFLPAVWLGAHLDGLRGVAIGSAIGNLLAGVVAWRVYRQALGERGKTVRRHAYVAMT